TCCGCTTCGTCCCACCGGCCCTGTCCGATCTTCGTACAGAAGATCACGCCCCACTTCTCGGCGTCCATCGCGCGGTGGACCGCCCCGTAACGCTGTTTCATGAATTTCTCAGTATCCGCGATCGTGACGACGTTGTTGACGGGGTCGGCGATCACGACGTTCTTCTCGGGGTGTTCCATCGCCAGCCCGAGCGGGTGGAATTTCCCGCCGCCGACGTACAGCACGTTGTCGGCGTCGATATCGGCGGAAGCGTAGTTACAACCCAAGACCTGTCCCTCGTGTGTCAGCCGGTCGTCGCCCTTACGGGTGTGAACGGTGTAACCCCGCTCCTCGAGGAACTCGCGCATCTCCTCGAAACGGTTCATGTGCTGGGCGGTGGTGACGAGGCCGACCTCCTCGCCCTCGATCTCCTCCAGCGATTCCTCGATGATCGGGAGGACCTCGACGTTCGAGAAGAGAGGCACATAAATGATCTTCTCCGATTCCTTCATCGGGGAGTGGCCGAAGTGGACGAAGACGTCCGTTCGGCGCATCATGTAGGTGTCGAGATCGCAGGCGCCGTAACAGGGCTGGCCCGACATCATGACGGTGACGTCCTCGGGCAGGAGCTCCCGGAGGTCGTCGGTGACCTTCGGACCGCGGCGTTTCAGCCCCTCTGGGAACTGCAGGCCGACCTTTTTGGCGTCCCGGTCGTGGACGGCCTCAACGATTCGGTCGAGTTCGTAGTCCCACTCCCGGTCGTGTTTCAGGGCCATGCCCGTGTTCCGCAGATCGCCCTCGGAAAAGTCGTTCTGGCTCATTACCCCGTGTATCGGCCGCGGGCGTTTAACCTCGGCGCTTCGGGGTGGGTTCCGGCAGGTTGAAACGGCCGGCGACCGAAGGACGGACAATGAGCGTCGAGACCCACTCCAGTACCGAGGAGACCGGTATCGAAGACCTCGCAGGCGAACTCGGCGAGTCGATCGCCCGAACGGAGGAGTACGCGGCCTACGAGGCGGCCCAAGCGAAGGTCAAGGAAAGTGAGCACGCCCAGGGCAAGATCGACGAGTTCGAGGCGCTCCGTCAGGAGTTCATGCTCGCCCGCCAGACCGGCGACGCCACCCAGGAGGACCTCCGAAAACTCCAGCGGGCGCAACAGGAACTCCACGAGATCCCCGTGATGGCCGAGTATCTCGAGGCCCAGGCGAAACTCGACGCGAAACTCGAGGCGATCAACGAGGCGATCTCCGACCACCTGAGTGTCGACTTCGGCGAGCAGGCCGGCGGCTGCTGTCAGGACTAGCCACGCACTTTTTTACTTCGTTGGGTGTCCTCGCGCTAACGCGCTGCGGGCACCACGCCTCGTAAAAACCTGCACTATGACCAGAAGTCTCCGACTTCTGGTTGTCAGCCAGAACGCAGTGCGTTCTGGCGATAAAAGGCCGCTCGCTCCTTTCAGTCGCTTGCGGTCGAACTCCTCAAGCAGGCCTGCCCTTCCCCGCCCCCCTCACGCGGCCGCCGAATGTGGGCGACCGCGTTCGTGGTGGCCACCGCACCCACTGCCTTCGAAAAGACCGGTACAATTAGGGCGCTGTCTCGTGCATACTCGGCCATGACACGAAGCGACTGGGGCGACTGGCTCGTCCGCGAGATCGAGGAGAGTTCACCCGAGGGCGTCGCGGTCTGGTATCTCGGCTGCAACGGCTTCGTCCTCAAGGCCTCGGACGGAACCACCCTGTTCATCGACCCCTATCTCGGGACCGGCGACCCGCCACGCACGGTCAGGATGATCCCGGTACCGTTCGACCCGAAGGACGTCGCGGAGGCCGACGCGTTGCTCGCCACCCACGAGCACACGGACCACGTCCACGGCGAGAGCCAGGCCCCGATCCTCGAAAATACGGGGGCAACGATGTACGCCCCCGAGGACAGCCTCGCGGTCGCACGGAAACAGGAGGCGTGGCACGAGGCGTGGGACCTCGACGACGAGCAGTTCGTCGACGTCTACGAGGGCGAGGCCCACGGGATCGGTCCGTTCACCGTGAACGTCGAACCCGCGAACGACCCCGACGCCACCCAACCAGTCAGTTACGTGATCGAACACGACGCGGGCACGTTCTTCCACGGCGGCGACGCCCGCCCCGGCGAGTTCGAGGCGATCGGCGAGGACTACGACATCGACCTCGGGGTGCTGGCTTTCGGAACGGTGGGAACGATCCCCGACAAGGAGACGGGCGAGCGGGTCCGAACGAAGTGGTACAGCGACGAGACCCAGATCGTCGAGGGCGCGAACGACCTCCGTCTCGACCGCCTCCTCCCCAGTCACTGGGACATGTGGCGCGGGCTGACCGCCGACCCGAAGGCGCTCCACCACCACGCAAAGGGCTTCGAGTATCCCCGACGCCTCGAACTCGTCGAGATCGGCGATCGCGTCGACCTCTGACCACGAACACGAACTCATACAGTAACGTCACCGCCGCGCGACCGGATGGGTGTGGCGTTCGGTACCGAGTAGACCGCCGAGGCGTAACCCGTTTATCGGAGAACGCCGTCGAAGGGGCAATGACAGCGACGATCCCGGTGGCCGTTCCTCGAAAGGGCCGACCGCTGGAGGCCGTGCTCGATCGGCTCGCGACCCGTATGGGGGCGACCGAGGTCGCCGACGAGATCTGTTCGACGCTGCGCTACGAGAAGGCGATCACGAAGGGGAACACGGAGCCGGACCGAAACGTCTACGATCGGCTGGCCGACTACAGCGACCTCTCGGACCCCACGCGGCCGGAGTACACCCTGCTTCGGGACGACCGCGACGGGAAACCCCGGCGGGTCGTCTTCGACAGCCTCACCCTCACCGAGGGCGACCTGCGCCTCCAGTTGATCGGCCGCGAGGAACCGTTTCGTGCGCTCCGCACCCACGAGTTCGCGCTCGGCTTCGACAGCGCGGACCTCGTCCTCGAGGAGGTCGTCGAACTCCGCGCCGACCCCCTCTCGACGATCGCCGACGTCAACGAGCGGATCGACCCGCGGGACACGGACGTCCGGGTCGTGACCGGACTCGGCGACACCGTCCACCACACCCTGCTCGGACGACCCGACGTCGTCCCGGCCGGCGGCGACGGACCGACCCCCTCCCGAGAGTTCCTCCGCGAGTACGAGGGCCCGCTGTGTATCTCGCCGCGCTACGAACGGCTCGTCCGGGCGGTCCTCGGAACCGAGGTCACCGACAGCCTCGACTTTCGCTACCCGACCTCCGGGCGCGAGGAGGAGGCCGACATCGCCGACGTGGGCCTCGGCGTCTATCTCACCGTGAGCGGCGCGACCGCCCGTGAACACGGCCTACAGGTCGGCGAACAGCTCTTTCCCAGCGAGACGGTCCTGATGGAGAACATCCCCGAGGCCGGCCACGAGGCCGCCCGCCGAGCGAAAGCGCTGTTCGATGGGTTCGACCTCGAAACCGAGATTACCGTATAGAAGTAGTTGGAACCGGGAAAGCCGACGGTGGATAGATACTCTCCTATTCGCCTCTCTAGATACTGAAAATATGGTGTAATCCGAATTTATCCGTCGAACATCCTCTGTTTGTTCGGATCGGGAGCGTTTTCTCCGTTCGCGGTTCTAATTACTTTCGTCTCCTGCTCGCTCGCTGCCGACGCGGTCGACGCCCATCACGTCCTCACCGGCGTGTTCGGTGAAGACGACCTTCATGTTCGGATCGGGAATCGCCCACGCGTCGTTCGCGAGGCCCATCACCGCGAGCGCGAACGATCGCTTCCGTTCGAACTCGCGGCCCCGGCGTATCTCGGCGTCGAGAACCAGACAGGGCTGGTCCGGGTCGGCCCGACCGATCGAGAGCTCCGATTCGGTGCGCTCGCGGATCACCACCGCGACGTGGTCCGTGCCGGTGTCCATGTGCTCGGCGTAGAGGCTCCGCACACGGCGGGCGAACGCGCGCTTCTCGCCCGCGGTCATCGCCGCGCTGGTGTCGAACTGGAGTACAGGCACTACAGCCCCTCCGCGAGCACCTCGATCGGGTGGGGTGGCTCCTCGTCGGTGAGATCCTCGAGTTGGCCTCGACAGGAGGCACCGGGGGCGACGACCCGCTTACCGTCGCTTTCCTCGACCTGCTCGACGAGGATCGAACCGATCGCCTCGCTCATCGCGTAGTGATCCGCCTCGTACCCGAAGGAACCGGCCATCCCACAGCAGCCCGAATCGAGGACGTCGACGTCGTAACCCGCCTGCGAGAGCACCGCCGCGGCGTGGACGTCCTTCTTCGTCGCCTTCTGGTGGCAGTGGCCGTGGTACGCGAGCGAGCCCTCGCCCGCCGGCAGGTCGAGGTCGAAGGCGTTCAGGTATTCCATGACGCCGTAGGTGTTGACCGCGACCGACTCGACGGCCGAACCGGACAGCAGGTCGAGGTAGTCGAGTTGGAACATCACCGCGTCGGAGGGCTCGGGGACCACTACGTCCCAGCCCTCCTCGATCCGGGGTGCGAGCGCCGCGACGTTCGCCTCGGCGCACTCGCGGGCGGCGTCGAGGAAGCCCTTCGAGAAGGCGGGCCGGCCGCTGTCGCCAACGTCGGCGAGTTCGACATGAACACCCGCGTTTTCGAGGACACGGACGGCGGCCCTGCCGACCGCGGGGTGGTTGTGGTTGGTGTAGGTGTCGGGCACCAACAGCGCCTTGCGATCCGCGGCCGATTCGCTCACCCGCGGGCCACGGGCCTCGAACCAGCTTTCCAACGTCTCGCGGTGGAACTCCGGGAGCGAGCGCTCGCGGGCGATCCCGAGCGTCTTCTCCATCGCGAGGCGGGCCCCCGGAAGTTCGGACAGCCAGTTCGAGACCGGCGCGGTCGCACTGCCGAGTTTCGAGAGCGTGTCGATGTTCGCGAACAGCCGCGACCGGAGGCCCGCCCCGTGGCGCCGGTGGTACTCGTGGGTCACCTCCGCCTTGAGCTTCGCCATGTCGACCTCGGAAGGACAGTCCTTCGCACAGCCCTTACAGCCGATACACAGGTCCATCACCTCGGTGACGAACTTCTCGCTGAACGCTTCCCCGTCGGGCAGGTCGCCGCTCATGGCCTGTCGGAGCATGTTCGCCCGTCCTCTCGTGCTCGTGATCTCCTCCTCGCTGGCCCGGAACGTCGGGCACATCACCCCGCCAGTGGTTTCTTGGGGGCCCCGACAGCCGCCACAGCCGTGGCACAGCTCGGCCATCCCCTGGAAGCCGTTCTCGTTGTCCCAGTTGAGTTCGGGCTCGAAGCCCATCTCGAACTCGTACTCCGGCGAGAACCTGAGATGTTCGCTCATGTCGAAGTCGCCACACACGGAGCCGGGATTCAACAACCAATCGGGGTCGAACGCGGTTTTGAGGTCGCGGAACACCTCCCAGAGATGGTCGCCGTAGAGCTTGCGGTTCCACTGGGTTCTGGCTCTGCCGTCGCCGTGCTCCCCGGAAACGCTTCCTCCAAATCGGGCGACGGCGTCCGTCACCCGGTCGGCGATGTCGACCATCGCGTCGACGCCATCGACCTCCTTGGTGTTGATCAGCGGGCGGACGTGGAGGACGCCGGGACCGGCGTGGGCGTAGATGCTCGCGAACGTGCCGTTGTCCTCGAGGATCTCCTGGAACTCGCTCGCGTACTCCGGGAGGTGTTCGGGCGGGACCGCGCAGTCCTCGATGAACGAGATGTGTTTCTCGTCGGAGGTACGCGAGAGCAGGATCGGCAGGCCGCTCTTTCGCATCTTCCAGAACAGCGCGCGCTCGGCGTCGTCGTGGGCCTCCATCGCCGCCGTCGCGTTGAGCGGGGCGCCCGTCCGAACGGGATCGTCGCCCGGTTCACCCTCGCTGTCGGCCTCCGGCGCTCGATCCGCGAGCAGGCCTGCGACCCTCTCCATCCCTTCGGCGTCGTCCTCGGCGTAGAACTCGACGATGAGGACCGAGGACGCCTCGGGCGGCAGCATCGAGACGACGTCCTTGAACTCCTCGGTCTCGCGAGCCAGATCCAGCAACACGTCGTCCATCACCTCGACGGCTGCGGGGTCGTGTTCGAGGATCGGCGCGACGTCCTCCATCGCGTCGATCAGGGTGTCGTAGGTCAGCAGCGCCATCGCCTTGGTCTCGGGGATCGGTTCGAGGCTCACTTCGGCCTCGGTGACGATCGCGAGCGTTCCCTCGCTGCCCGCGAGCAGGCGCGCGAGGTTGATCGTCTCCGCGGTGCCGTCCCGGACTGCGCGCGCCTCCTCGATCAGCATGTCGAGGTTGTACCCCGAGACGTTTCGCTTCAGGTCGGGGTAGGCCTCCTCGACGTCGTCGGCCTCCTCCTCGACGATCCTTCGGACCTCGGCGTGGATCCGCGCCTCGAGGTCCCCCTCGGGGTCGGCCCGCTCGGCGAGTTCCTCGAGCGTGATCTCCCCGAAGGTCGTGCGCGTCCCGTCGGCGAGGACGACCTCGCACTCCTCGACGTAGGCGTCGGTCTTGCCGTACTTCAGCGAGTGTGCGCCCGTCGAGTTGTTGCCGATCGCCCCTCCGAGGGCGCTCTTGTCGCCCCAGGCGGGGTCGGGCGCGAACTTCAGGCCGTGGGGGGCGAGTTCGGCATTGAGGTCGCCCAGATAGACGCCGGCCTCCGCACGCGCTCTCTTCGCCTCGGGATCCATCTCCTCCACGCCGTCCATGTATCGGGTGAAATCGAGCACGACCGCCTCGTTGACCGACTGGCCCGCGAGGCTCGTCCCGCCGCCGCGGGGCAGCACGGGGATGCCGTTTCTCGCACAGTGGCGCATCACCACCTGCACGTCCCGGGTCGAGGTCGGAAAGACCACTCCAATAGGTAGCACCTCGTAGGCGCTGGCGTCGGTCGCGTAGAGCTCCCGGGAGTAGTCGTCGAATCGGACGTCGCCGCCGACGAGTTGCGGGAGCGAGGCGAGCGCCTCCGGGACCGCCTCCTCGGCGTCGGCGTAGTCGTACGACGCCCGTTCGTCGCGCGCCGGGGGTGCGTTCGTCGTGGGGTTCGTCGCCATGCCTCTAGTTCCCCGGGGACGACCCATTACTCTGTGGATCGCGTCCCTCGCTTACCGCATCGGTCGTCTCCAGTTGGTGGACCGGGTAGCGCCCCTCCGGGGGCCAGCCGACCGCGACGACCGTACAGGGCTCCTCGAACGGGTTGTAGATCACGTGTGCGCCCGCCTCGCCCTTCTCGAAGACGACGGCCTCGTCGACCCCCATCTCGAACCCCTCCTCGACCGTCTCGACGCGACACCGCCCCTCGATCACGAAGAAGAGTTCCTGTTGGTTCTCGTGATAGTGAAAGTGGTTCTGTGAGAGCCGATCCTCGGCTTCGAGGATCGCGACGTTGAAGTTGAACGCCTCGATTCCGAGTTCGGGCGAGAGCTCCCAGCGCTCGCCGGGTTTCTCGGGGTTCGTGGTCAGGTCCGCCAGTGAGACGTGCTTCCATCCCTCGGCCATACCGGGGCCACGGAGCGCGACGACTAATGGGTTTCCTCGTAGGACGCGAGTTCGACGAGGTTCCCGTCCGGGTCGCGGACGTAGACCGACCGCATCGGCCCGAGCGTCCCGTGCTTTTCGACCGGGCCGTGGACTGTCTCGACGTCGCTCTCGTCGAGGTGGTCGACGACCTCCTCGATGCCGGACTCGACGAGCAGACAGAAGTCCCCGGAGCCGGGCGTCGGCGAGCGGGCGTGTGGCTCGAACTCCCCGCCCGCCTTGTGGAGGTTGATCTTCTGGTCGCCGAACCGGAGGGCCGTCCTGTCGTCCGGGCCGAAGGTGACGACGGTCGCGCCGAGGACGTCGCCGTAGAAGCCACACGTGGCCTCGACGTCGCTGACGGTGAGAACGAGGTGGTCGATCCCGGTGGGGTGCATGGACGAGACGCGACGCGAGGAGGGATAGGGTTTGTGGGTCAGGCGCGGCTCACGATCCGCTCGAAGTAGGGTTTGAGGAACGGCCCGCTCAGGATGAGGAAGATCCCCAGCGTGAGCAGGAACGACAGCGGTCGGTCGATCGGGTCGAAGAAGATGCCGTAATCGCCGCCGGAGATCTGGAGCGACCGGAAGAAGTTCTCCTCGGCGATCGGCCCGAGGACGATCCCGAGGACGAACGCGATCACCGAGTAGTTGTACTTCACCATGTAGTAGCCGAGAAGACCGAGTGCGATCACCGCGCCGGTGTCGAACCAGTTCCGGTTCAGCGTGAACGCGCCGATGAACGAGAGCACCACCACCACCGGGATGATGACGTTCGTGTCGATCTCGGTGATCCGGCTCGCATAGGGGATGACCGACAGCCCGACGAGGACGATGAGGATGTTACTCAGAAACAGCGAGATGAACAGCGCGTAGGTGATCTGGAGCTGATCGCCGAACAGCGTCGGACCGGGCTGGAGGCCGTGCATTAGGAGGCCACCGAGCAACACGGCGGTCGACCCGCTGCCGGGGATCCCGAACGAAAGGGTGGGGACGAGCGAGCCGCTGACGGTGGGGTTGTTCGCCCCCTCGGGGGCGATCACGCCGCGCGGGTCGCCGTCGCCGAACCGGCCGTCCTTGGCCGACGAGCGGGCCTCCTCGGCGTAGGCGACGAACGTCGAGGTCGTCGCGCCCGATCCGGGGATCATCCCGATCAACATCCCGATCACCCCGGCCTTGAGCGTCGTCTTCGGGTACTTGAAGACGGTCATGACGCCGTCCTTGATG
The DNA window shown above is from Halalkalicoccus sp. NIPERK01 and carries:
- the dph2 gene encoding diphthamide biosynthesis enzyme Dph2 — protein: MSQNDFSEGDLRNTGMALKHDREWDYELDRIVEAVHDRDAKKVGLQFPEGLKRRGPKVTDDLRELLPEDVTVMMSGQPCYGACDLDTYMMRRTDVFVHFGHSPMKESEKIIYVPLFSNVEVLPIIEESLEEIEGEEVGLVTTAQHMNRFEEMREFLEERGYTVHTRKGDDRLTHEGQVLGCNYASADIDADNVLYVGGGKFHPLGLAMEHPEKNVVIADPVNNVVTIADTEKFMKQRYGAVHRAMDAEKWGVIFCTKIGQGRWDEAERIVDENENAYLITMDEVTPDRLRNFDMDAFVNTGCPRITTDDGPQFHKPMLTPGEYEIAVGNEPLDSLEFDTFHGTW
- a CDS encoding YlbF family regulator, which produces MSVETHSSTEETGIEDLAGELGESIARTEEYAAYEAAQAKVKESEHAQGKIDEFEALRQEFMLARQTGDATQEDLRKLQRAQQELHEIPVMAEYLEAQAKLDAKLEAINEAISDHLSVDFGEQAGGCCQD
- a CDS encoding MBL fold metallo-hydrolase, coding for MTRSDWGDWLVREIEESSPEGVAVWYLGCNGFVLKASDGTTLFIDPYLGTGDPPRTVRMIPVPFDPKDVAEADALLATHEHTDHVHGESQAPILENTGATMYAPEDSLAVARKQEAWHEAWDLDDEQFVDVYEGEAHGIGPFTVNVEPANDPDATQPVSYVIEHDAGTFFHGGDARPGEFEAIGEDYDIDLGVLAFGTVGTIPDKETGERVRTKWYSDETQIVEGANDLRLDRLLPSHWDMWRGLTADPKALHHHAKGFEYPRRLELVEIGDRVDL
- a CDS encoding tautomerase, giving the protein MPVLQFDTSAAMTAGEKRAFARRVRSLYAEHMDTGTDHVAVVIRERTESELSIGRADPDQPCLVLDAEIRRGREFERKRSFALAVMGLANDAWAIPDPNMKVVFTEHAGEDVMGVDRVGSERAGDESN
- a CDS encoding FAD-binding and (Fe-S)-binding domain-containing protein gives rise to the protein MATNPTTNAPPARDERASYDYADAEEAVPEALASLPQLVGGDVRFDDYSRELYATDASAYEVLPIGVVFPTSTRDVQVVMRHCARNGIPVLPRGGGTSLAGQSVNEAVVLDFTRYMDGVEEMDPEAKRARAEAGVYLGDLNAELAPHGLKFAPDPAWGDKSALGGAIGNNSTGAHSLKYGKTDAYVEECEVVLADGTRTTFGEITLEELAERADPEGDLEARIHAEVRRIVEEEADDVEEAYPDLKRNVSGYNLDMLIEEARAVRDGTAETINLARLLAGSEGTLAIVTEAEVSLEPIPETKAMALLTYDTLIDAMEDVAPILEHDPAAVEVMDDVLLDLARETEEFKDVVSMLPPEASSVLIVEFYAEDDAEGMERVAGLLADRAPEADSEGEPGDDPVRTGAPLNATAAMEAHDDAERALFWKMRKSGLPILLSRTSDEKHISFIEDCAVPPEHLPEYASEFQEILEDNGTFASIYAHAGPGVLHVRPLINTKEVDGVDAMVDIADRVTDAVARFGGSVSGEHGDGRARTQWNRKLYGDHLWEVFRDLKTAFDPDWLLNPGSVCGDFDMSEHLRFSPEYEFEMGFEPELNWDNENGFQGMAELCHGCGGCRGPQETTGGVMCPTFRASEEEITSTRGRANMLRQAMSGDLPDGEAFSEKFVTEVMDLCIGCKGCAKDCPSEVDMAKLKAEVTHEYHRRHGAGLRSRLFANIDTLSKLGSATAPVSNWLSELPGARLAMEKTLGIARERSLPEFHRETLESWFEARGPRVSESAADRKALLVPDTYTNHNHPAVGRAAVRVLENAGVHVELADVGDSGRPAFSKGFLDAARECAEANVAALAPRIEEGWDVVVPEPSDAVMFQLDYLDLLSGSAVESVAVNTYGVMEYLNAFDLDLPAGEGSLAYHGHCHQKATKKDVHAAAVLSQAGYDVDVLDSGCCGMAGSFGYEADHYAMSEAIGSILVEQVEESDGKRVVAPGASCRGQLEDLTDEEPPHPIEVLAEGL
- a CDS encoding cupin domain-containing protein — its product is MAEGWKHVSLADLTTNPEKPGERWELSPELGIEAFNFNVAILEAEDRLSQNHFHYHENQQELFFVIEGRCRVETVEEGFEMGVDEAVVFEKGEAGAHVIYNPFEEPCTVVAVGWPPEGRYPVHQLETTDAVSEGRDPQSNGSSPGN
- a CDS encoding VOC family protein is translated as MHPTGIDHLVLTVSDVEATCGFYGDVLGATVVTFGPDDRTALRFGDQKINLHKAGGEFEPHARSPTPGSGDFCLLVESGIEEVVDHLDESDVETVHGPVEKHGTLGPMRSVYVRDPDGNLVELASYEETH
- a CDS encoding tripartite tricarboxylate transporter permease — its product is MVVEPIVQGQVALQVDTLIEGFEIAISWPVIGWMTVGLLLGIVLGALPGIGSPVGMAIVLPLTLPLDSTSAIILLASIYSGAMFGGSIAAILINAPGTESAAATTLDGYPMAKQGLAKNALAIATTASALNGFLAAIVLILISPILIGVVLAFGSPEYFLLAILGISLITIVTQGSIVKGLVAGALGLMISTIGTGILSPTPRFTFGQFGLYNGIDFVAALIGMFAFAEMMKLAARSQIAESDIELAGSIKDGVMTVFKYPKTTLKAGVIGMLIGMIPGSGATTSTFVAYAEEARSSAKDGRFGDGDPRGVIAPEGANNPTVSGSLVPTLSFGIPGSGSTAVLLGGLLMHGLQPGPTLFGDQLQITYALFISLFLSNILIVLVGLSVIPYASRITEIDTNVIIPVVVVLSFIGAFTLNRNWFDTGAVIALGLLGYYMVKYNYSVIAFVLGIVLGPIAEENFFRSLQISGGDYGIFFDPIDRPLSFLLTLGIFLILSGPFLKPYFERIVSRA